A stretch of Buteo buteo chromosome 21, bButBut1.hap1.1, whole genome shotgun sequence DNA encodes these proteins:
- the LOC142042604 gene encoding putative protein-lysine deacylase ABHD14B yields the protein MATPQLTESTITVEGQTLFYRQAQPAQQAPKLTVLLLHGIRFSSDTWLQLRTLATLAENGYRAVAIDLPGLGRSKDAVAPAPVGQPAPGAFLKAVSEALCLGPAVVISPSLSGMYSLPFLFQHNHLLKAYVPVAPICTEKFTAEQYAQIKTPTLIVYGDQDVELGQASLNNLRHLPEHRVLVLQGAGHACYLDKPNEWHCGLLAFLQQLE from the exons ATGGCCACCCCACAGCTCACAGAGAGCACCATCACGGTGGAAGGCCAAACCCTCTTCTACCGCCAAGCCCAGCCGGCTCAGCAGGCACCAAAGCTGacggtgctgctgctgcacggCATTCGCTTCTCCTCCGACACCTGGCTTCAGCTGCGGACGCTTGCCACACTGGCCGAAAATGGCTATCGGGCTGTGGCTATCGATCTGCCGG GGCTGGGGCGCTCGAAGGATGCCGTGGCCCCAGCACCCGTGGGCCAGCCAGCGCCGGGGGCTTTCCTGAAAGCAGTTTCGGAGGCTCTGTGCCTGGGTCCGGCTGTGGTGATCAGCCCATCGCTCAGCGGCATGTACTCCCTGCCCTTCCTCTTCCAGCACAACCACCTGCTCAAGGCGTATGTGCCCGTGGCGCCCATCTGCACCGAGAAATTCACAGCGGAGCAGTATGCCCAGATCAAA acccccaCGCTGATTGTTTATGGGGACCAGGATGTGGAGCTGGGGCAAGCCAGCCTGAATAACCTGCGGCACCTCCCCGAGCACCgggtgctggtgctgcagggcGCCGGACACGCCTGCTACCTGGACAAGCCCAACGAGTGGCACTGCGGGCTCCTGgccttcctgcagcagctggagtga
- the PCBP4 gene encoding poly(rC)-binding protein 4 translates to MASPDGASGVGSSPEETELSITLTLRMLMHGKEIGSIIGKKGETVKRIREQSSARITISEGSCPERITTITGSTDAVFRAVSMIAFKLEEDLGAGSDGAAVGRAPVTLRLVIPASQCGSLIGKAGAKIREIRESTGAQVQVAGDLLPNSTERAVTVSGVPDTIIQCVRQICAVILESPPKGATIPYHPGLSLGTILLSANQGFSMQGQYSGVSPTEMTKLQQLSGHTLPFASLGHAPSMVPGLDTSAQSSSQEFLVPNDLIGCIIGRHGSKISEIRQMSGAHIKIGNQTEGSSERHVTITGSPVSITLAQYLITACLETAKSTSQAPPGPGSMDLGVGFSQPLTPGSGAALPAVAPAPPALLGTPYTISLSNFIGLKPVSFLALSPSSVAGPNGGTATYTTKISAANGTKKADRQKFSPY, encoded by the exons ATGGCATCGCCGGACGGAGCCAGCGGCGTGGGCAGCAGCCCCGAGGAGACGGAGCTCAGCATCACCCTGACCCTCCGCATGCTTATGCATGGCAAG GAGATCGGCAGCATCATCGGCAAG AAAGGAGAGACGGTTAAGAGGATACGAGAGCAG AGCAGCGCACGCATCACCATCTCAGAGGGGTCCTGCCCCGAGCGCATCACCACCATCACCGGCTCCACCGACGCCGTCTTCCGCGCCGTCTCCATGATCGCCTTCAAGTTGGAGGAG GACCTGGGAGCGGGGAGCGATGGGGCAGCAGTAGGCAGAGCACCGGTGACGCTGCGCCTCGTCATCCCGGCCAGCCAGTGCGGCTCACTCATCGGCAAGGCGGGAGCTAAGATCCGGGAGATCCGGGAG AGCACAGGGGCGCAGGTGCAGGTGGCCGGCGACCTGCTGCCCAACTCCACCGAACGAGCCGTCACTGTCTCGGGGGTGCCGGACACCATCATCCAGTGCGTGAGGCAGATCTGCGCTGTCATCCTGGAG tCGCCTCCGAAGGGGGCCACCATCCCCTACCACCCTGGCCTCTCCCTGGGCACCATCCTGCTCTCTGCCAACCAG gGCTTCTCCATGCAGGGTCAGTACAGTGGGGTCTCTCCCACGGAG ATGACGAAACTGCAGCAGCTGTCAGGGCACACGCTCCCCTTCGCCTCCCTGGGCCACGCGCCCTCCATGGTGCCAG GCCTGGACACCAGTGCCCAGAGCAGCTCCCAGGAGTTCCTGGTGCCCAATGAC CTCATCGGCTGCATCATCGGTCGGCACGGCAGCAAGATCAGCGAGATCCGGCAGATGTCGGGTGCCCACATCAAGATCGGGAACCAGACCGAGGGCTCTAGTGAGCGGCACGTGACCATCACGGGGTCCCCTGTCAGCATCACCCTGGCTCAGTACCTCATCACAGCCTG CTTAGAGACGGCCAAATCTACCTCCCAGGCGCCACCGGGCCCTGGCTCCATGGACCTCGGCGTGGGCTTCTCCCAGCCCCTCACCCCGGGCTCTGGTGCGGCGCTGCCCGCCgtcgccccggcccccccggccctgctGGGCACCCCCTACACCATCTCCCTCTCCAACTTCATCGGTCTGAAGCCGGTGTCCTTCCTGGCCCTGTCCCCGTCCTCTGTGGCGGGTCCCAACGGCGGCACCGCCACCTACACGACCAAGATCTCGGCGGCCAACGGCACCAAGAAAGCTGACCGGCAGAAGTTCTCACCCTACTGA
- the LOC142042723 gene encoding putative G-protein coupled receptor has product MASRTGLNTTDSLELLSVPERSVAQEVVGLLCMVLLTLTALVANTVVMVVILKTPLLRKFIFVCHLCVVDLLSAIFLMPLGIISSSSCFNRVIYSIAECQALIFLNVCFISASILTISVISVERYYYIVHPMRYEVKMTIRLAVAGVIFIWVKSVLITVLALVGWPQGNGATSASRCTVYWSPGAHKKVFVIIFSIVCFVLPTIIIFAVYCSVYRVARMASLQQVPVPAQAVAPRHRSDSIASQVTIITTRNLPLPRLTPERFLGSNKAILTLVLIVGQFLCCWLPFFAFHLHSSVTTGTVGGGHGEMVVTWIAYSSFAINPFFYGLLNRQIREELARLRRSCLNQPLGQELCLSVSEASVQENFLQFLQRATCTLETHASCISPSPRNRLDQTKMGFPIPGQVPEESS; this is encoded by the coding sequence ATGGCGAGCCGAACGGGGCTGAACACCACGGACAGCCTAGAGCTGCTCTCCGTCCCTGAACGGTCCGTCGCCCAGGAGGTGGTGGGCCTCCTTTGCATGGTCCTGCTCACCCTCACCGCCCTGGTGGCCAACACTGTGGTGATGGTCGTCATTCTCAAAACCCCCCTTCTCAGGAAGTTCATCTTCGTCTGCCACCTCTGTGTGGTCGACCTCCTCTCTGCCATTTTCCTCATGCCCCTGGGGATCAtatccagctcctcctgcttcAACAGGGTCATCTACAGCATTGCCGAGTGCCAGGCCTTGATATTCCTGAATGTCTGCTTCATCAGTGCCTCCATCCTCACCATCTCCGTCATCAGCGTGGAGCGGTACTACTACATCGTCCACCCCATGAGGTATGAGGTCAAGATGACCATCAGGCTGGCAGTGGCCGGAGTGATCTTCATTTGGGTCAAGTCTGTTCTCATCACTGTCTTGGCACTGGTGGGCTGGCCTCAAGGCAACGGGGCCACCAGCGCCAGCCGCTGCACAGTCTACTGGAGCCCTGGGGCCCACAAGAAGGTTTTTGTGATCATCTTCAGCATCGTCTGCTTTGTTCTACCCACCATCATCATCTTTGCTGTTTACTGCAGTGTCTACCGCGTGGCCCGTAtggcatccctgcagcaggtGCCCGTGCCGGCACAGGCAGTTGCACCGAGACACCGATCTGACTCCATCGCCAGTCAAGTGACCATCATCACCACCAGGAACCTGCCACTGCCCAGGCTGACGCCAGAGCGCTTTTTGGGAAGCAACAAGGCCATCCTCACCTTGGTCCTCATTGTGGGACAGTTcttgtgctgctggctgcccttcTTTGCTTTCCACTTGCACTCCTCTGTCACCACTGGCACAGTGGGTGGTGGGCATGGAGAGATGGTGGTCACCTGGATTGCCTACTCCTCCTTCGCCATCAACCCCTTCTTCTATGGGCTGCTGAACCGCCAGATTCGGGAGGAGCTGGCCCGGCTCCGGCGCAGCTGTCTCAACCAGCCGCTGGGCCAGGAGCTCTGTCTTTCCGTCTCGGAGGCTTCTGTCCAGGAAAACTTCTTGCAGTTCCTCCAGAGAGCGACTTGCACGCTGGAGACCCACGCCAGCTGCatcagccccagccccaggaacAGGCTGGACCAGACCAAGATGGGCTTCCCCATCCCAGGTCAGGTTCCTGAAGAAAGCAGCTGA